From Halorubrum salinarum, the proteins below share one genomic window:
- a CDS encoding HEAT repeat domain-containing protein, which translates to MEDSDPDRFAARITEGDAEAVVAAVARLEAVDAETRKRALRAVRDAVDDGTRLGEAAAEPLTSFLTDDDRAVRLTAAKLFVALARTAPEAVTPAVDSLGARLADDAEFYYVRARCAEALGYVAVESPEAVADPATLADLRVGLEFDEPEVKEKLAKALAHVALGDPGRLRHHVDSLAEHLDADDELVRYHLCTALVAIGCEHPERLTAAEAALGERLRDESAYVRGRAAEALGLLAGTEPPGERVDAGDALDEVDADAAPSFLLDRAEFHRRRLADPASDPVSGVGTVESVREGTADAVAAMTAPDDGACPHCGLDFADGGPPMCPRCGTPR; encoded by the coding sequence ATGGAGGACTCGGACCCCGACCGCTTCGCCGCCCGGATTACCGAGGGGGACGCCGAGGCGGTCGTCGCGGCCGTCGCGCGCCTCGAGGCAGTCGACGCCGAGACTCGTAAGCGCGCGCTGCGCGCCGTCAGAGACGCGGTCGACGACGGGACCCGCCTCGGTGAGGCGGCCGCCGAGCCGCTGACGTCGTTCCTGACCGACGACGACCGGGCGGTTCGGCTGACGGCCGCGAAGCTGTTCGTCGCGCTCGCGCGGACGGCCCCGGAGGCCGTGACCCCCGCCGTCGATTCGCTCGGGGCGCGGCTAGCGGACGACGCGGAGTTCTACTACGTCCGGGCCCGCTGCGCCGAGGCGCTCGGGTACGTCGCCGTCGAGTCGCCCGAGGCGGTCGCGGACCCGGCGACGCTGGCCGACCTCCGCGTCGGACTGGAGTTCGACGAACCGGAGGTGAAAGAGAAGCTCGCGAAGGCGCTAGCGCACGTCGCGCTCGGTGACCCCGGTCGACTCCGCCACCACGTCGACTCGCTCGCCGAGCACCTCGACGCCGACGACGAACTCGTGCGCTACCACCTCTGTACCGCGCTGGTCGCGATAGGCTGTGAACACCCCGAGCGGCTGACGGCCGCCGAGGCCGCCCTCGGCGAGCGCCTCCGCGACGAGAGCGCGTACGTTAGGGGCCGCGCCGCCGAGGCGCTCGGCCTGCTCGCCGGAACCGAGCCGCCGGGAGAGCGCGTCGACGCGGGCGACGCGCTCGACGAGGTCGACGCCGACGCGGCGCCGTCCTTCCTACTCGACCGCGCGGAGTTCCACCGTCGCCGACTGGCCGATCCGGCGTCAGATCCCGTGTCCGGCGTCGGCACCGTCGAGTCGGTCCGGGAGGGGACGGCCGACGCGGTCGCGGCGATGACGGCCCCCGACGACGGCGCCTGCCCGCACTGCGGCCTCGACTTCGCCGACGGCGGCCCGCCGATGTGCCCGCGCTGCGGGACGCCTCGCTGA
- a CDS encoding ABC transporter substrate-binding protein, which yields MADERSQRRAPTRRDYVKYGGAVVGAGVLAGCAGTSDDSSAPEGNETSDATNGTAGSDDDAAAESTADAGYTVEMAPMGEVAFDAVPERWMAYFSTYGDMGIALGQLDGLQGLIFTENWPLGFFDHLPDVDVSFDGVAQLMGDGGIDKESFYELDADVHLMDPNFISLLDDTWTDADYEEVATNVGPIVGNSIRRRGEDWHDYRYYSLYEAFEVVADVFQERERYEALKSVHDGLIADIESRLPDQAERPTVGLLSVNSDFENGTFYAYPVNDGNGHKQYRDVEMRGAFDDAIEGGYAEWDYEQILEVDPDALLFQYGFSHVSAEEFERRMDAMREDPVGKQLTAVQNDRLYRGGTSYQGPLINLFQTEAAAKQFYPDAFGEWNGIETLSDPEARLFDYRRVADIVNGDY from the coding sequence ATGGCAGACGAACGAAGCCAGCGTCGGGCGCCGACCCGGCGAGACTACGTGAAGTACGGCGGCGCGGTCGTCGGCGCGGGAGTGCTCGCCGGCTGCGCGGGCACCTCGGACGACAGCTCGGCGCCCGAGGGCAACGAGACGTCCGACGCGACGAACGGGACCGCGGGCTCGGACGACGACGCCGCGGCCGAGTCGACGGCCGACGCGGGCTACACCGTCGAGATGGCCCCGATGGGCGAGGTCGCGTTCGACGCGGTGCCCGAGCGCTGGATGGCGTACTTCAGCACGTACGGCGACATGGGCATCGCGCTCGGTCAGCTCGACGGGCTTCAGGGGCTGATCTTCACCGAGAACTGGCCGCTCGGGTTCTTCGACCACCTCCCCGACGTCGACGTCTCCTTCGACGGCGTCGCCCAGCTCATGGGCGACGGCGGGATCGACAAGGAGTCGTTCTACGAGCTGGACGCCGACGTCCACCTGATGGACCCGAACTTCATCAGCCTCCTCGACGACACGTGGACGGACGCCGACTACGAGGAGGTGGCGACGAACGTGGGTCCGATCGTCGGCAACTCCATCCGTCGCCGCGGCGAGGACTGGCACGACTACCGGTACTACTCGCTGTACGAGGCCTTCGAGGTCGTCGCCGACGTGTTCCAAGAGCGCGAGCGCTACGAGGCGCTCAAGTCGGTCCACGACGGGCTGATCGCGGACATCGAGTCGCGACTCCCCGACCAGGCCGAGCGGCCGACCGTCGGGCTCCTCTCGGTCAACTCCGACTTCGAGAACGGTACCTTCTACGCGTACCCGGTCAACGACGGCAACGGTCACAAGCAGTACCGGGACGTGGAGATGCGCGGGGCCTTCGACGACGCCATCGAGGGGGGCTACGCCGAGTGGGACTACGAGCAGATCCTCGAGGTCGACCCCGACGCCCTGCTGTTCCAGTACGGCTTCTCGCACGTCTCGGCCGAGGAGTTCGAGCGGCGCATGGACGCGATGCGCGAGGACCCGGTCGGCAAGCAGCTGACCGCGGTCCAGAACGACCGCCTCTACCGCGGCGGCACGTCGTATCAGGGGCCGCTCATCAACCTCTTCCAGACAGAGGCGGCCGCAAAGCAGTTCTACCCCGACGCCTTCGGCGAGTGGAACGGGATCGAGACCCTCTCCGACCCCGAGGCCCGGCTGTTCGACTACCGGCGCGTCGCGGACATCGTCAACGGGGACTACTGA
- a CDS encoding NAD(P)/FAD-dependent oxidoreductase: MSTTDPEATHDCDRDVAVVGGGPAGCSAAVFCAREGLDTVVFDRGRSSLKRCAHLENYLGFPAGIDIETLYGLIHDHAETAGCEIDSDLVESVARADDGEGFVVTPQEGDPVTARRVIAATRYDGSYLRGLDDDAAMFETYEEGDEEHDWFDREYPDRDGTTPVDGLYVASPSDETDTQAIMAAGRGARVAHRVIADARIDDGWWEAVADGVDWVRREAELDDEWNDRDRWTEWFDDHYGDDAPVDTDSDRYRRVRAAAIDESLSSYVEPDEIEERAAEGQAALASHLDADRVAGALDAETLLDAVDTETLLDGVDDETLLDAVDEDSVRDRAAELGATLGGS; encoded by the coding sequence ATGAGCACCACCGACCCCGAAGCGACACACGACTGCGACCGCGACGTGGCCGTCGTCGGCGGCGGCCCGGCCGGCTGCTCCGCGGCCGTGTTCTGCGCCCGCGAGGGGCTCGACACGGTCGTCTTCGACCGCGGCCGGTCGTCGCTCAAGCGCTGCGCGCACCTCGAAAACTACCTCGGCTTCCCGGCCGGGATCGACATCGAGACGCTGTACGGGCTGATCCACGACCACGCCGAGACCGCCGGCTGCGAGATCGACTCCGACCTCGTCGAGTCGGTCGCCCGCGCCGACGACGGCGAGGGCTTCGTCGTCACTCCGCAGGAGGGCGACCCGGTCACCGCTCGCCGCGTGATCGCGGCGACGCGCTACGACGGCTCGTACCTGCGCGGACTCGACGACGACGCGGCGATGTTCGAGACGTACGAGGAGGGCGACGAGGAGCACGACTGGTTCGACCGCGAGTACCCCGACCGTGACGGGACGACGCCCGTCGACGGGCTCTACGTCGCCTCGCCCTCGGACGAAACAGACACCCAGGCGATCATGGCCGCCGGCCGCGGCGCCCGCGTCGCCCACCGCGTCATCGCCGACGCCCGGATCGACGACGGCTGGTGGGAAGCGGTCGCGGACGGCGTCGACTGGGTGCGCCGAGAGGCCGAACTCGACGACGAGTGGAACGACCGCGACCGGTGGACCGAGTGGTTCGACGACCACTACGGCGACGACGCGCCCGTCGACACCGACTCCGACCGCTACCGGCGCGTCCGCGCCGCGGCCATCGACGAGTCGCTCTCGTCGTACGTCGAGCCGGACGAGATCGAGGAGCGCGCCGCCGAGGGGCAGGCCGCGCTCGCGTCGCACCTCGACGCGGACCGAGTGGCCGGGGCCCTCGACGCCGAAACGCTGCTGGACGCCGTCGACACCGAAACGCTACTCGACGGCGTCGACGACGAGACGCTGCTCGACGCGGTCGACGAGGACAGCGTTCGGGACCGCGCCGCCGAACTCGGCGCGACGCTGGGGGGATCCTGA
- a CDS encoding ABC transporter ATP-binding protein gives MALEPTAGESKRPTETEADAGRDAEAGGRLDGEDLVLSYPASDGPVVDGESITAPSGAVTALVGPNGSGKSTLLKGLADQLAPDAGSVLVDGREIGSFDKKELARTMGLLSQESTSPNSITVEDLVYHGRYPHRGFFETTTDEDEAAVDRAIELAGCGHLRDREVGSLSGGQKQLAWIAMALAQDTDVLLLDEPTTFLDLHHQMEVMEIIETLRDESEVTVVVVLHDIEQAARVADRVVALKDGAIRARGTPEEVVTEDLLAEVFEIDAAVDRTPRGPRIEPLRARHDDDRERPSERVARADGGDE, from the coding sequence ATGGCGCTCGAACCGACCGCGGGCGAGTCGAAGCGCCCGACCGAGACCGAGGCCGACGCGGGTCGGGACGCCGAGGCCGGCGGTCGCCTCGACGGGGAGGACCTCGTCCTCTCGTACCCCGCGAGCGACGGGCCCGTCGTCGACGGCGAGTCGATCACGGCCCCGAGCGGGGCGGTGACGGCGCTCGTGGGTCCGAACGGGTCCGGCAAGAGCACGCTGCTGAAGGGGCTCGCCGACCAGCTCGCGCCCGACGCCGGCTCGGTGCTCGTCGACGGCCGAGAGATCGGCTCGTTCGACAAGAAGGAGCTCGCACGGACGATGGGGCTGCTCTCGCAGGAGAGCACCTCGCCGAACAGCATCACCGTCGAGGACCTGGTGTACCACGGACGTTACCCGCACCGCGGGTTCTTCGAGACGACGACCGACGAGGACGAGGCGGCCGTCGACCGCGCCATCGAGCTGGCGGGCTGCGGTCACCTCAGGGACCGCGAGGTCGGCAGCCTGAGCGGGGGGCAGAAACAGCTCGCGTGGATCGCGATGGCGCTCGCGCAGGACACGGACGTGCTCCTCTTGGACGAGCCGACGACGTTCCTCGACCTCCACCACCAGATGGAGGTGATGGAGATCATCGAGACGCTCCGAGACGAGAGCGAGGTCACCGTGGTCGTCGTCCTCCACGACATCGAGCAGGCGGCGCGGGTCGCCGACCGCGTGGTCGCGCTCAAGGACGGCGCGATCCGCGCCCGCGGCACGCCGGAGGAGGTCGTCACCGAGGACCTGCTCGCCGAGGTGTTCGAGATCGACGCCGCGGTCGACCGGACGCCGCGAGGGCCCCGGATCGAACCGCTCCGCGCCCGGCACGACGACGACCGCGAGCGCCCGAGCGAGCGCGTCGCGCGGGCCGACGGCGGCGACGAGTAG
- a CDS encoding ABC transporter substrate-binding protein, producing MRDDAPTRRDYLTYGGAVVGGGLLAGCTGGSEGPGSNATDDETTGGSNATEGSDATGDSNGSTADPGYTATMAPAGEVAFDAVPEDIMVYSLLYADLAVALGHGDAVNSLGFDADAGGNTLDAYYADLDGVSFDRDGLAQLNTGSGGGISVDRELLYELDSDLHLADPCLFVSFDGWTEDDVAEIRDNVGPWFGNIYSRRRSQPPEPCRDRYEYYALPDIGERVAAVFREEERFAALDAVREDLLETVRSDLPPAEDRPTVATLIYMDGTYYPSRTDGPGFANAHVRPLGAPDAFAGDEVTYETTYDHEALLEVDPDVVLHQFGIASYYDVGAVREELADHPVASELAAVENDRFYPSGNPVQGPIMNLFQLEMTAKQLYPERFGEWPGYDHGDAYPAIPDGERLFDRQRVADIINGDA from the coding sequence ATGCGCGACGACGCTCCGACCCGACGCGACTACCTGACGTACGGCGGCGCGGTCGTCGGCGGGGGCCTGCTCGCCGGCTGTACCGGCGGCTCCGAGGGCCCCGGGTCGAACGCGACCGACGACGAGACGACCGGCGGGTCGAACGCGACGGAAGGGTCCGACGCGACGGGAGACTCGAACGGCTCGACGGCCGACCCCGGCTACACGGCGACCATGGCTCCGGCCGGCGAAGTCGCGTTCGACGCGGTCCCGGAGGACATCATGGTCTACAGCCTCCTGTACGCCGACCTGGCCGTCGCGCTCGGCCACGGTGACGCGGTCAACTCGCTCGGCTTCGACGCCGACGCCGGCGGGAACACGCTGGACGCCTACTACGCCGACCTCGACGGCGTCTCCTTCGACCGCGACGGGCTCGCGCAGCTCAACACGGGCTCCGGCGGCGGCATCTCCGTCGACCGCGAGTTGCTCTACGAGCTCGACAGCGACCTCCACCTCGCGGATCCCTGCCTGTTCGTCTCCTTCGACGGGTGGACCGAGGACGACGTCGCCGAGATCCGCGACAACGTCGGGCCGTGGTTCGGGAACATCTACAGCCGGCGGCGCTCGCAGCCGCCGGAGCCGTGTCGGGACCGGTACGAGTACTACGCGCTCCCGGACATCGGCGAGCGCGTCGCCGCCGTCTTCCGGGAGGAGGAGCGGTTCGCCGCGCTCGACGCGGTCCGCGAGGACCTGCTCGAGACGGTCCGGAGCGACCTCCCGCCGGCCGAGGACCGGCCAACGGTCGCGACGCTCATCTACATGGACGGGACCTACTACCCCTCGCGGACCGACGGCCCCGGGTTCGCGAACGCGCACGTCCGACCGCTCGGCGCCCCCGACGCCTTCGCCGGCGACGAGGTCACCTACGAGACGACGTACGACCACGAGGCGCTGCTGGAGGTCGACCCCGACGTGGTCCTCCACCAGTTCGGGATCGCCTCCTACTACGACGTGGGCGCGGTCCGCGAGGAGCTGGCGGACCACCCCGTCGCGAGCGAACTCGCCGCGGTCGAGAACGACCGGTTCTACCCGTCCGGGAACCCGGTTCAGGGCCCGATCATGAACCTGTTCCAGCTGGAGATGACCGCGAAGCAGCTGTACCCGGAGCGGTTCGGCGAGTGGCCCGGCTACGACCACGGCGACGCCTACCCCGCGATCCCCGACGGCGAGCGGCTGTTCGACCGACAGCGCGTTGCGGACATCATCAACGGAGACGCCTGA
- a CDS encoding ABC transporter substrate-binding protein: MADERPDRLESSRRDYVKYGAAVGVGGLLAGCTSDAGSSSGPTDDDPETENETTEGDDGGTTSAEESTEDTGYSVTMSPAGTVEFDAVPETAAVYSNHDADILVSLGQSDVISSLGFPENYSAQYYDELPGVSLDTGDLTKLYDDGVDKEVFYELDSDVHHIDPVWMGGWSSFDDADFDEIESNIAPFFANYHSRTNIAPDSASDYQFYTIWELVDKYAQAYQVPERGAELKAVRDEMVADIRADLPPQSERPEVGVVWYDQKKEAFWVYHLNEPGFQNAHTRPLRANDALSEFDSGPRSGWSDSALIDMEAMLDADPDVLLHFSDWQNPDEATEAFFALDEHPVGKELTAVENDRLYASGDAFQGPIINIFQIELTAKQIYPDLFGEPPEPGNTGGLGEMFDPQRVADIVNGEF, translated from the coding sequence ATGGCAGATGAACGGCCTGACCGGCTGGAATCGTCTCGACGGGACTACGTCAAGTACGGCGCCGCCGTCGGGGTCGGCGGCCTGCTCGCCGGCTGTACGTCCGACGCCGGAAGTTCGTCGGGGCCGACGGACGACGACCCGGAGACGGAAAACGAGACGACGGAGGGGGACGACGGCGGGACGACGAGCGCCGAGGAGTCGACCGAGGACACCGGGTACTCGGTGACGATGTCGCCGGCCGGTACGGTGGAGTTCGACGCGGTCCCGGAGACGGCGGCCGTGTACTCCAACCACGACGCCGACATTCTCGTCTCGCTCGGCCAGTCCGACGTCATCTCGTCGCTGGGCTTCCCCGAGAACTACAGCGCGCAGTACTACGACGAGCTCCCGGGCGTCTCCCTCGACACGGGCGACCTGACGAAGCTCTACGACGACGGCGTCGACAAGGAGGTGTTCTACGAGCTCGACAGCGACGTCCACCACATTGACCCGGTGTGGATGGGCGGCTGGTCCTCGTTTGACGACGCCGACTTCGACGAGATCGAGTCCAACATCGCCCCGTTCTTCGCCAACTACCACAGCCGGACGAACATCGCGCCCGACAGCGCGTCCGACTACCAGTTCTACACCATCTGGGAACTGGTCGACAAGTACGCGCAGGCGTATCAGGTGCCGGAGCGCGGGGCAGAGCTGAAGGCCGTCCGCGACGAGATGGTCGCGGACATCCGAGCGGACCTCCCGCCGCAGTCGGAGCGGCCCGAGGTCGGCGTCGTCTGGTACGATCAGAAGAAGGAAGCCTTCTGGGTGTACCACCTGAACGAGCCGGGATTCCAGAACGCGCACACCCGGCCGCTGCGGGCGAACGACGCGCTCTCCGAGTTCGACAGCGGTCCCCGGAGCGGCTGGTCCGACAGCGCGCTCATCGACATGGAAGCGATGCTCGACGCCGACCCCGACGTGCTCCTCCACTTCTCGGACTGGCAGAACCCCGACGAGGCGACGGAGGCGTTCTTCGCCCTCGACGAGCACCCGGTCGGGAAGGAGCTCACCGCGGTCGAGAACGACCGCCTCTACGCGAGCGGCGACGCGTTCCAGGGACCGATCATCAACATCTTCCAGATCGAACTCACCGCGAAACAGATCTACCCCGACCTGTTCGGCGAGCCGCCGGAACCCGGAAACACCGGCGGACTCGGTGAGATGTTCGACCCGCAGCGCGTCGCGGACATCGTCAACGGGGAGTTCTAA
- a CDS encoding FecCD family ABC transporter permease — MTVATGTSAGAAGWREQWFGWFDGSLFTLCAASLAVVVLGGLAQVSFGAFSMTIVDAWQAVFDPRVVFDAQAWRAFLLGAELPEMGKQSLIVWNIRLPRVFVAMLVGMNLAVSGAIFQAVTRNELASPFILGVSSGAGLMILLTLVVFSGLAAFLPLIASVGGAVAFLVVYAIAWKNGTSPVRLVLAGVIVGTVFSSLQTALFFFADDIGVVQSAISWTTGSLTGTDWEQVRMALPWTAVAMLLALVSSRQLNVLLLGERTASSLGMSVEKVRFALSGVAVLAASASIAVAGIVGFVGLIVPHMVRNIVGSDYRKLVIGCLFAGPALLVAADVGARLGMAVLVGSDAQIPVGIVTGLVGGPYFLYLMRRQERMGEI, encoded by the coding sequence CTGACCGTGGCGACGGGCACCTCCGCCGGGGCGGCCGGCTGGCGCGAGCAGTGGTTCGGCTGGTTCGACGGCTCGCTGTTCACGCTGTGTGCGGCGAGCCTCGCGGTCGTCGTCCTCGGCGGGCTCGCTCAGGTGAGCTTCGGCGCGTTCTCGATGACGATCGTCGACGCGTGGCAGGCGGTGTTCGACCCCCGCGTCGTCTTCGACGCGCAGGCGTGGCGAGCGTTCCTCCTCGGGGCCGAGCTCCCGGAGATGGGGAAACAGAGCCTCATCGTCTGGAACATCCGGCTGCCGCGGGTGTTCGTCGCGATGCTCGTGGGGATGAACCTCGCCGTCTCCGGCGCCATCTTCCAGGCCGTCACGCGCAACGAGCTGGCGAGCCCGTTCATCCTCGGCGTCTCCTCCGGCGCGGGCCTGATGATCCTGCTGACGCTCGTCGTGTTCTCGGGGCTGGCGGCGTTCCTCCCGCTCATCGCCTCGGTCGGCGGCGCGGTCGCGTTCCTCGTCGTCTACGCCATCGCGTGGAAGAACGGCACCTCGCCCGTCCGGCTCGTGCTCGCGGGGGTCATCGTCGGGACGGTGTTCAGCAGCCTCCAGACGGCGCTGTTCTTCTTCGCCGACGACATCGGCGTCGTCCAGTCGGCCATCTCCTGGACCACCGGGTCGCTGACGGGCACCGACTGGGAGCAGGTCCGGATGGCCCTGCCGTGGACCGCCGTCGCGATGCTGCTCGCCTTGGTCAGCTCCCGGCAGCTGAACGTCCTGCTGCTCGGCGAGCGCACGGCCAGTTCGCTCGGGATGAGCGTCGAGAAGGTCCGGTTCGCCCTCTCGGGCGTCGCGGTGCTCGCGGCGTCCGCGAGCATCGCCGTGGCGGGAATCGTCGGCTTCGTCGGGCTGATCGTCCCGCACATGGTGCGCAACATCGTCGGGAGCGACTACCGGAAGCTGGTGATCGGCTGCCTGTTCGCCGGCCCGGCGCTGCTGGTCGCCGCCGACGTGGGCGCGCGCCTCGGCATGGCGGTGCTCGTCGGCTCCGACGCGCAGATCCCGGTCGGCATCGTGACCGGGCTCGTCGGCGGACCGTACTTCCTCTACCTGATGCGCAGACAGGAACGGATGGGTGAGATCTGA
- a CDS encoding ABC transporter substrate-binding protein — MSDDDTDTTAPSRRDYVKYGGAVVGGGLLAGCAGRSKSGSTPDSNGTETGSTNETGSSTDDGSADTAEDGSYSVEMFPVGEVEFESVPEAVTTYNMGWADMVVSLGQADKLQTNRLSAPTLFYDRLDIDYDNDWPPLWQDGGIPKEVLYEHDPDAFLIDPNLIQAWDDNWDDSDVEEIESNVGPFFGCHNRRIRSDWQQEMGYPERAPSMLEAFEKVGTVLDERARTEAWLDLHEDLQSEVESRLPDDGETPSIGLINSGSSPENGEFYALYLEDNGYEMKPYRDLGLVDADAFAGVETGQYGKTDYETLLEVDPDVIVVHWGVTTGSVTFGGDGAFDAERFREKFVAPMENDEVGSQLTAVEEGRVVPGPTAEQGPLVNAFQTELTARLFYPEEFGEVDTEAPLDVPEGERLFDRQRVRDIVNGDI; from the coding sequence ATGAGCGACGACGACACCGACACGACGGCACCGAGCCGACGCGACTACGTCAAGTACGGCGGCGCGGTGGTCGGCGGCGGCCTGCTCGCCGGCTGCGCGGGCCGATCCAAGTCCGGTTCGACGCCGGACTCGAACGGCACCGAGACGGGCTCGACGAACGAGACGGGGTCCTCGACCGACGACGGGTCGGCGGACACGGCCGAGGACGGCTCGTACTCGGTCGAGATGTTCCCCGTCGGCGAGGTGGAGTTCGAGTCGGTCCCGGAGGCGGTCACGACGTACAACATGGGGTGGGCCGATATGGTGGTCTCGCTCGGTCAGGCGGACAAACTCCAGACAAACCGACTGAGCGCGCCCACGCTCTTCTACGACCGGCTCGACATCGACTACGACAACGACTGGCCACCGCTGTGGCAGGACGGCGGGATCCCCAAGGAGGTACTCTACGAACACGACCCAGACGCGTTCCTCATCGACCCCAACCTGATCCAGGCCTGGGACGACAACTGGGACGACTCCGACGTCGAGGAGATCGAATCGAACGTCGGGCCGTTCTTCGGCTGCCACAACCGTCGCATCAGAAGCGACTGGCAACAGGAGATGGGCTACCCCGAACGGGCCCCGTCGATGTTGGAGGCGTTCGAGAAGGTCGGAACTGTGCTCGACGAACGGGCCCGGACCGAGGCGTGGCTCGACCTCCACGAGGACCTCCAGTCCGAGGTCGAATCGCGGCTCCCCGACGACGGCGAGACACCGTCCATCGGCCTGATAAACTCCGGCTCCTCGCCCGAGAACGGCGAGTTCTACGCGCTGTATCTGGAGGACAACGGCTACGAGATGAAGCCCTACCGAGACCTCGGACTCGTCGACGCTGACGCCTTCGCCGGCGTCGAGACCGGCCAGTACGGCAAGACGGACTACGAGACGCTGCTCGAAGTGGACCCGGATGTCATCGTCGTCCACTGGGGCGTCACCACGGGGTCGGTCACCTTCGGCGGTGACGGGGCGTTCGACGCCGAGCGGTTCCGTGAGAAGTTCGTCGCGCCGATGGAAAACGACGAGGTCGGGAGCCAACTCACTGCGGTCGAAGAGGGGCGCGTCGTGCCCGGTCCGACCGCCGAGCAGGGCCCGCTGGTCAACGCCTTCCAGACGGAGCTCACGGCCCGGCTGTTCTACCCCGAGGAGTTCGGCGAAGTCGACACGGAGGCGCCACTCGACGTGCCCGAGGGCGAACGGCTGTTCGACCGCCAGCGCGTCCGAGACATCGTCAACGGTGACATCTGA
- a CDS encoding serine/threonine-protein kinase RIO2, translated as MVRNVAGDMAELDPEDFYLLSGVEQGMRFSEWVRRDKLPDYADLTREEVDYRIDRCLDRELIERKTIQYEGYQLTFEGYDALALRTFAERETIDGVGSPLGLGKEGDVYEAQSFRPLALKYHREGYTNFREVNREREYTADRDHVSWLYTARKAAEREYEAMEELYPDVSVPRPVDHNRHAIVMEKFPGVELSRAKLDPEQAVGVLDLILRELATAHDLGWVHADASEHNVAVAESGVTIFDWPQAVPVDHENARDFLKRDVENLTRYFARKYPHEVPREADIDGIAAAIADGSFDSVRAFDDR; from the coding sequence ATGGTGCGAAACGTCGCCGGCGACATGGCGGAGCTCGACCCCGAGGACTTCTACCTCCTCTCGGGCGTCGAGCAGGGGATGCGCTTCTCGGAGTGGGTGCGCCGCGACAAGCTCCCCGACTACGCGGACCTGACGCGCGAGGAGGTCGACTACCGGATCGACCGGTGTCTCGACCGGGAGCTGATCGAGCGGAAGACGATCCAGTACGAGGGGTATCAGCTCACCTTCGAGGGGTACGACGCGCTGGCGCTCCGGACGTTCGCCGAGCGCGAGACCATCGACGGCGTGGGGTCGCCCCTGGGGCTCGGCAAGGAGGGCGACGTGTACGAGGCGCAGTCGTTCCGGCCGCTCGCCCTGAAGTACCACCGCGAGGGGTACACCAACTTCCGCGAGGTGAACCGCGAGCGCGAGTACACCGCCGACCGCGACCACGTCTCGTGGCTCTACACCGCACGCAAGGCGGCCGAACGCGAGTACGAGGCGATGGAGGAACTGTACCCCGACGTGAGCGTCCCGCGGCCGGTCGATCACAACCGGCACGCCATCGTGATGGAGAAGTTCCCGGGCGTGGAGCTGTCGCGCGCGAAGCTCGACCCGGAGCAGGCGGTTGGGGTCCTCGATCTGATCCTCCGAGAGCTGGCGACCGCACACGACCTGGGCTGGGTCCACGCCGACGCCTCCGAACACAACGTCGCCGTCGCGGAGAGCGGCGTGACCATCTTCGACTGGCCCCAGGCCGTGCCCGTCGACCACGAGAACGCGCGCGACTTCCTGAAACGCGACGTCGAGAACCTCACGCGGTACTTCGCTCGCAAGTATCCCCACGAAGTGCCCCGAGAGGCCGATATCGACGGTATCGCCGCCGCTATCGCCGACGGCTCGTTCGACAGCGTTCGGGCGTTCGACGACCGATAA